The following nucleotide sequence is from Cicer arietinum cultivar CDC Frontier isolate Library 1 chromosome 2, Cicar.CDCFrontier_v2.0, whole genome shotgun sequence.
TTACTTGACTGTTTGTTGcaacaaaatatcatataaaaaattgataaaatatttacattttatcacaTAGTTGTGCTGAATTGTGACAAAAGATCCAAGAATGATGTATTACCTCCAACCTGAACAACAACATACAATAAGTTAGCACAATCTTACATATAATAATACAACCACACACTCAGTCATAAATTCAAATACGAACCAATGTGTTACTTTCGATAGCTTCAATAGATGATTCTATGCAGATGTTACTTTCATTATGATTTCTCACTATTTCAGTATTGTTCTCCTACAAATttcaataaacaaaaaagaaatattttaatataatatgtacaTGATGGATTCATAATTTCTGGACGAAAAAAACTTACAAAGGTAGTCTCGCTGTCATCGCGTTGATTGGATTGATTCCTTGATCTCTATACGATTTTTTCAACTAcagatatttttctttttgatggAGGACGACCTTTACGCTTGACCCGCAAAGGACTGTGAATTTCATTATCATTGTTTGGACTTGAAGCATCAATAGAACTTCTTTTAACCTTGTTAATCGTAGTATCCATGGTGGGCACATTAGAATNNNNNNNNNNNNNNNNNNNNNNNNNNNNNNNNNNNNNNNNNNNNNNNNNNNNNNNNNNNNNNNNNNNNNNNNNNNNNNNNNNNNNNNNNNNNNNNNNNNNNNNNNNNNNNNNNNNNNNNNNNNNNNNNNNNNNNNNNNNNNNNNNNNNNNNNNNNNNNNNNNNNNNNNNNNNNNNNNNNNNNNNNNNNNNNNNNNNNNNNNNNNNNNNNNNNNNNNNNNNNNNNNNNNNNNNNNNNNNNNNNNNNNNNNNNNNNNNNNNNNNNNNNNNNNNNNNNNNNNNNNNNNNNNNNNNNNNNNNNNNNNNNNNNNNNNNNNNNNNNNNNNNNNNNNNNNNNNNNNNNNNNNNNNNNNNNNNNNNNNNNNNNNNNNNNNNNNNNNNNNNNNNNNNNNNNNNNNNNNNNNNNNNNNNNNNNNNNNNNNNNNNNNNNNNNNNNNNNNNNNNNNNNNNNNNNNNNNNNNNNNNNNNNNNNNNNNNNNNNNNNNNNNNNNNNNNNNNNNNNNNNNNNNNNNNNNNNNNNNNNNNNNNNNNNNNNNNNNNNNNNNNNNNNNNNNNNNNNNNNNNNNNNNNNNNNNNNNNNNNNNNNNNNNNNCAAAAGGCATGTCATACTTATTAGTCAAATATGTTGTGTCAAAAGTCACAACATCTCCAAAGTATTCATAAGCAGCTCTACTTCTTGCGTCAGCCCAAAACACATTCCTTACGTGAAAATCATCATCCAAATCTATGTCATAGAAGAAATCTGAATTTTGTTCCCTAATTTGGCAAAAATAGCTTATCAAGGCTTTTCCATCACCTTCTTTTCCTATTGCGCGTCGTTCCTTGTTAACATAATTCCTCACGTCTCTTTCACAAAATGGTACGTTTTCATGTCCTCCTGCATCTTTAACAAGAGATTGAAATGTCTTGTTGATCCTCACTCCTGCATCATCATTGATTTGTATTGTTCTCTTTACATGCAAATTCATTTTCTTGTTAGCTTTGAACAACCTTGCCTTTGTAGGACTCGTCTCGTGAGTATGACCAGGTTCAAATTTTGTAATGTACCATAATCCATCTTTATCCAACTTAATAACAATCTTGGCAGGACAATTATTTACCTTAGTTGGAAGTGTTTTTAACGTACACGAAATTTTTGACACTTTAGACCCCTTTCTTGAGCATGATAAAATTAAGTAGCAGGGCTCCCCATCTTGCCCTTTTCTTGAAGATCTAATCTTCCACCCAAAACCCTTTCTCGAAGCATACTCTTCATAAAATGATTTGACTTCTTCTAAGCAAGAAAAACACATCCCTGTTGCAGGCTCCCAACAACATGCGTTGTCATCATCATCAAGGTTGTCAA
It contains:
- the LOC101491231 gene encoding protein FAR-RED IMPAIRED RESPONSE 1-like: MDCGTIEDEGIRVDNLDDDDNACCWEPATGMCFSCLEEVKSFYEEYASRKGFGWKIRSSRKGQDGEPCYLILSCSRKGSKVSKISCTLKTLPTKVNNCPAKIVIKLDKDGLWYITKFEPGHTHETSPTKARLFKANKKMNLHVKRTIQINDDAGVRINKTFQSLVKDAGGHENVPFCERDVRNYVNKERRAIGKEGDGKALISYFCQIREQNSDFFYDIDLDDDFHVRNVFWADARSRAAYEYFGDVENNTEIVRNHNESNICIESSIEAIESNTLVGGNTSFLDLLSQFSTTM